ACTGCAATCATGAAGTTGATCCCAATTATTTAGAATCTATTCAGTAGCAGAAAGCTGATTAAAGATGTTTCTGAGATATCTTCTGTTCCACATCTGGCGCTCCATTACTAGGCCAAACTTGGAGGTTCAAGCACATAAAAAGTGACTTTTGCTAATTGTATGCAAACTAAACCAGTCAATGGTACATCCCTAAATGCTTTGCATGCATGTTATCGACTTCTCTTCAACTCACAAATGACTTAGTCCTTGAAACTTGTGAATTTTTCTGGTAAAAAACAATCATTACACTTCAGTATTAGATTAATATACTACTCAGCTTCATCTTGAAGATATACTTCACATCTTTCTTTGATTGAATTCTCTGCAGCATCAGATGATGTTTTATCGATCAATTCCTTTCACCTCCACTTAAATGCTTTACTAGAATACATCCTGGGCATTACTCATCTTTTCCAGCCCTGTCAAATGCACATATATGTGTAATGTATGCATACATAAAAGGGGCATAACCGGTGCATGAGGCTCCCACCAATGCGGGGTCTAAGCAGGGTATAATGTCCGTACACATGCAGACAATAAATCAAACTCGGACATGCATATGATATTCAGATTCGAAGACAGGAACGAAGAAAgctattttcttaattaaatcatATAGCGGTGAAAAAGCAAAGAGAAACTgaggatatatatataagaaGGTTATAACACTTCTGATGTGGCTACGGGTGCTTCTATTGACTTTTGGAAGACCACAACTATCGACATCTAAAGTCATTGATATATGATCATAGAATGTGTGAAGATGATGACTATCCAACACAGGTTCATCAGGATTGAGACAAGAGTCAAGGTAGCAATGATCTCAATACATGCTTCACACGTAAAATTTCGAATAATATAATCCCATTGTCCTCTTTACTTTTATCCATGGTCCATCTCTTCCTATTTTTTTGCTACCTTCTGCACCCATATGTTGGCCCGTAAACTATGAAAAAGTGATAATTTGACTCCCTCTCTATCACAATTATACACACTACGAATAGGTGGTACCATTACCATTTAAATGGATATAGTTAAAACTAGAATAGAACAAAATAAATGCagaaattaataaattttattaccTTCCAAAGCCTCTTGATCTGTGACGCTATTGTATTCAGCACGTCCAAGATCCTTCAAATAGCTATGCTCAGGTCCAACGCCAGGATAATCCAAACTATCATATGAGAAATAAATTATCCGAGTTAACTGACAGTTCATAGAACAATGATGCTACTGAAAACTGCATAGATCCAATAAATACAGAATCATACTGACCCAGCACTTATAGAATGGGGCTCAATTATCTGACCATCATCATCCTGGAGCAAATAACTCATGGCACCATGAAGAACCCCCACCTCTCCCTTTGTTAAAGTTGCTGCATGCTTTCCGCTGTCTAATCCAAATCCAGCTGCCTCTACACCGACTAACCTTACATCTGTATCATCAATAAATTCATGGAAGAGTCCCATGGCATTTGAACCACCACCAACACATGCAACCAGCACATCTGGTTTCCCACCCCATTTCTCTAATGCCTGTTTTCTCGTTTCTTTGCCAATTACTGCATGAAATTCTCTAACCATCATTGGATATGGATGTGGGCCTGCAACAGACCCTAAAATGTAATGTGTTGTTTCTACGTTGGTCACCCAGTCACGTATAGCCTCCGAAGTGGCATCCTTTAGTGTAGCAGTGCCAGAATGGACAGCTCTTACCTGCATGGAATTAACCATAATCATGGTGACATTAATGTATTGATAAATGCCATAAACAACCACAAGAATCAGGAAACTGTAGCTCTTTTCAGATTGACTCCCATATCATGTATCTCCAAATTTCCAATTTGCAGCATACTACGATACCAGCCAAGGAATGAAGCAAGATATATCAAATTCTTTAATAAAAAACCTAATAAGCATGTCAGAATTGAAAATCAGTAAACTTAGCATTATTATCACAAAAAACtctcaagtaaaaaaaaattgattacacTAATATGTTTTTAATAATTAGgagatatcttaacttgaaaaatATTTGCAGACTCAAATGTATAGTCTGAGCAACCAAAGGAGTTATCTTATGAAGGACTTGAGAATATACAACTAAAACAACATTGATGTCATGAGAATATGGAAGGAAACCATTCAGACAAAGGTGGTCTATTCTCATATATCGGCAACCAAAAGGCACTAATTTTCCAACTGTTTAGCAGAAAATCATAGTAACTGCTTAAATTGTTCACTCCAGTGTTGAAACAATGCAGCTTGTGGTTGTTGAATTTGAGACATTATTCCCAAATAGCAAGCATGCAATTGCATGATGGTCGACAATGTCATGTTATGCTTGATATATACTAAGATAATGATGCTAGACAAATCCTCTGCCCCAAACCTGATGTCCCACTGTGTACAATGTCTCATATAATATATACAAACCTCTGCTCCAAGAAGCCTCATTCTGAACACGTTGAGGGCCTGTCTCTCCATATCTTGGGCACCCATATAGACAATACATTCCAAACCAAATCTAGCGCATACTGTAGCTGTGGCAACTCCATGCTGACCAGCACCTGTCTCGGCTATGATGCGCTTCTTTCCCAATTTTTTGGCAAGTAAAGCTTGTGCAACAGCATTATTAATCTTGTGGGCACCAGTATGATTGAGATCTTCCCTCTTCAAATAAATGTGTGGGCCCTCACCATTAGGGCGCCTATAATGGTCTGTGAGCCGTTCTGCAAAGTAAAGCGGACTTTCTCGGCCAACATAATCTTTAAGAATCCCATCCAATTCTTTCTGTAACAAAGAAACTAAAATAAGGAATGAGGGAACCAGAAAATGTGAACCTAGCAATCAATCAGTAGTAGACAATGCAGGAGTCACACTTATAGATAATCATTGCATGATGTAATAAGAAGTCTGAAATAACAGTGCAGACAGACAAAGCCCACCCCAAATTTCTACTCAAATATTTAGTTTTTATAGCATTTAGACTTTAAATAAGCATCCTAGACAGTCAAGAAGAATTTCAACTAATTTGAAGGTCAGAGCCAAATAGCCAATGCAAAAGAAATGAATGCATTAAACAAGCTAGTCATTCCTCCGTAACAAAACAGTTCAAACAAAAAAACAGCAACAGTAAATGTGACAATGTCCATCTCTGACCACAACGACATCAGAATTATGAGAAGATTACCAAGGATATTCAACTGACAGAAAATGATCTGACATGAAAGGAttcacataaaaaaaatcatgattagatATCTGATTATCTGGAAGCCCATGTCACACGGCTTGATCAAGTAGACCAGTAGTTCTAGTATACTGTTCCATCTAAGAAATTTTCACAGAAGATGAGTCACAGACGTTTAACCAGTGTTTCTCTAAAAGTGAAGCAGCAATACTAATAAATGATAGGAAAGTTCAACCAGCAGGTACTCAGAAAGTCAATGCAGGTTATTCCGAAAATGATTAACATGCAGGTAACTACATATATGAGATTCAATGAAAATGTAAATGATCCTCGCACCATCTTATTAACTTCAAATCTAAATCAAGATATGAAACAAAGTACCACGATCATGATCCAAAACCTCAAAAGAGTCCATTTGTctgacaaaaaagagaaaaaacaagcCATAAGGCATAAATGATGAATCCTTCCTTGATCTTTTATGATCAGAAGGGAAGGCACAATTTTTTattctaaaagaaaataaataacacagcgaatccaaaaatgaaacagAAAGGAGCAAATCCTATTCACTTCATAAACAATAGCAATCCCGTCATCGTTTCTGAGTAGCTTTAGAATCGATCCATATCGAACGAAAACCCAAAGTATAATATGCGGCCAAAGATTGGCAAAGACCAAATCTTTTGAGTGGGTCAACGGTGCAAGAAGCATGTATAACCATTCAGACTACAAAGTTACAGATAAAACATAATCCGACCTGGAAATCTTCATCCTTCGAGACAGCCCAGAACGCGGCCTCGAGCTCGGAGAGTGCATACATCAGTGTCTCCGGCACGTACTTTCCCCCGAACCGCCCGAAGCGGCCGAACGGATCTGGCCTCAGTCCGACCCCGGGCGTCCTGTTCTCCGCCGCCTCAACGACCGTGGCCCCATTGGTCATCGTGCACGACACGGCAGAAGCGAGCGCCGGCCGCGGAGCGGAGGAAAACCGCCTCGGCCTCTCAAGACTCGGAGGAACTCGCACGCCGAAGAAGGCCGACGGCGGCGGCTTGGTGAGACCGAGGTTAGGGTTTCCGAGGACGGAAGTCGCGGTAGCAGCCATTGAGGCAGTTGTCGGGTCAGTTTCATTACCTCTATTCGGTTTCCGTCCGGCTCACCGCATATAAGGGCATGTCATCCCGCGACTCAAGCCCTGCACACGAGTAAAGGCATAGGAAACTGTGATCTGAACCGTTGATATCGAACACATGAAGGAAACGAATGGAAGATCGAGTTTGTGCATACGATCTCTTTATGAGGCAATGGTGATATGTGATCATCCTGATTCTTACTATATCGTCACTGCATTTTTTTCTGATATGTCTTCAActgtttccttctttttctttttctctttttttgtgtgctttttctgtctgatTGAATTGCTTTATTAAGTATTTTgtgttcaattttttttcttttttgtggcgAGAATTCATAAGGTGAATCCCGGATAGGGTCTTCTATGACGCAACACTTGACACGTGGTTCAATTAATTTTTGTCCGTGTAAAGgcaaatatgtttaacttattttcctcttatttatttatttatgggtAATTTATCCAAAAATTCTTAATGAGTTTTTTAATAAAAGAGCGGCCCTTTTTTTCATATAGGACCAAAAGACCCTTCATAAAGTTTAAAAAAGACACCCAATATTCATAGATGTTGGTTGGTGGTTTATTTAGGTTGAACTgatttattagatttaaatcatattaaattagtttaaaaaattttaagtatttaatttattatcatgGCTTAGATTGTCCTTCATTTTTTTCTAAATCACTTTTCTATCTATTTCATCGATACAACAAAGATGTGCAAGAAGATCATTATTGTCGACCTTTTAATCGGTGATAGTTGTTATCATCGTCATTATTGTTACCAATATAAAACAGGGATAAAGTGAGTTTTAGCTTTCTTTATAGCAATAGCAGGTGGGTGTCGTCAAAGAGGAGAGGAAGGGGTTTTGCTAATGACTACGATAGCGATACTATCAATGTTAATTTCTTGCCAACAAGTTATCATTAGAGAGGAAAGGAACAGGGGTCATGATTATTGTTGGCAATAAGATAGGAGGTGGAAACAATATGTGGGTCTTGCTATTTGTAAATATTAGAGAAGAGCAAAAGATTTCactatcaaaaggagtaaaggagTTCGTTGCTACCAGAGAAGAGAGGATGTCATTATCATTCATTAAAGGGGCTAAGGAGGGAGAGGAGCATTGGTTGCCATCAATTACATAAGAGTTACAATAATTTGGTGTAATCCTCATATAAACCTTTTATCTTTTGATTCAAACTCAATCAGATATGTTTTGTAGGATTCGACCCAGATCCATTTGACTAAGATCGTAATCACAATTGACTAAGATCGCAATCACAATTGAACTAAACTAGCTCTTAGATCGACccgatttaaaaaaaatgatcaaaCTAATTTGAAGAgtacttttaaaattttaaacaaaGGGGCATCcctgataaaaataaataaatatggagCGCCATCTAATAAAacctcataattatttttttgataaattatcctttatttattatattttttttcaaaaaataacaaTTTGTGAGCAGAAGGTTTCAGCATtgcatataataatattatattatgaagCAGCTGTTAATAGTATGATAAATGAGAAATTTTTGTATCATTAAAATAACTCAAAGGGTTGTTAAATAGTTGACAAAAATTCTCTCCCTCAAGACTTGCTTATTTTACTACATTATGAAGCAAGCGGTGAATCCTATATTCCTTTTAAGGGTAGCATATCTTAATTTTGTTTGGTAAAAGAAAATTTCTGAGCCACGTTGACTTGTGTCACACACCGTTGTCAACGaaataatttgtcaaattattgAGAATTTAATTTGTTTGGCCTCTTTATTGTGTCCTACTAAAGTAAGATATGTGAGCAGTAAGCAGTCTGCTATTAGAGCAGATGTCAAAATAAGCTAATTTCATGTCACACGATATACACATCTTTCATATTCTACCAAATATATCAATCtaagagaagaaaataataataataataataatagttttatttttattgtttaaaGAAGTCTTTTTATGGAGTTCTTCTTACACGAGCTCTCAGATGACAGTGGCAGAGACAATAGATGAAGAGATACACAAGGGGATTTCCAATTTTGTTTTGGAAGAAGAGATCGATCACCTTTGATTGTAGTCGACAAGTTCATGCACCTCAAAATCAACCGTCTTTTTCCCCTCATCATGTTCAATGTACATGCTGAAGTCATAGTAGCCGATGACAAAAGACCTCTCAAATGTATCTTAATCTATTTCTTCGTTTGAAGACCTACTGCTTGCAAGATTGCAAGACTTGTGTGCAACCACCTGTTATATAACATTGAGCTTTTCCTTTGCAAAGCAGTCCTTTTTGTCATAGCTTCTTCCTCATGTGGATCAGATCATTGCCGCACCACTTTTCTGAGTCTGCTTTGATGATAGCTGTTGAAATGATGCTTCACTGAAGTCCTGCATCTGTTGTTGGGTGATCACTTGGCATTTGAAATCATGACAATGAAGGCAGAATTCTTGAATCATGAGCTCAATCATGCATTTAGGTGGTGGTAATGTCTGCACTTATTCATCTGAGTTCAGACGTCTTCCAATGAGCAAagcttctttttattcttttgacAAAGAAAAAGGGGtaattttcttttaaagaacttttaattttgaatttttttttacaaagtgcTCTGATTTTCAAAGATTTTTGGAGAACGccttcattttaaaaaatattcagaaaatacaacttctttaaaaaaaagatgattttgtcTCTACTCACTAGCCATCACCTCTTCCCCTAGCCCCGCTTATACCTTCGTGCATAGGTCCCCCTACCATATTTTATCGTTGTCGATGACGACTCATGAACTCTCACCTATGGCCCCCTCTACACTATGACTATATGATCGATTGCTTTCGCCATAACTTTCCTTTGTTGACTAACTCAATCATTATCTTAGTAGAGGGGGTTATGGGTAAGGGCAAGGATTTACAGGCCACCTCTCTACTCATCATCTCATCGTTGACTTTAGCGAAGGGGTTACGGACGAGAACGATAATAGAGAAAAGGAAAAGGAGAGGAGAGACGGGGCAGAGATAAAGGCAATTTCATCATTTAAAAAATGAGTAAtatacaaaaaatttaaaaaaaaacgtGCTAACTAAgaatttttctcaaaaaaaagaggacttaaaaaaaaaaggatgctctgtaatatcatcattaaaaaaagaaaaaaaaaactaagtgagatttttttttcaaaaaataacagCTTTTTGTGGCAATTTGCCACAAAAAGGACAATTAAATGACTGGGAAAAGGTTGGAGTCATATCGTGAAACAAATCACAATGTCTGCCATAGATGCCAAAGATAAATATCATTATTGCCTTCTGCTCTCATTCTGAGAGCTGAGAGTTGAGGATTGATCCACTAATCTTCTCTGTTCGCCATTGCTAGAGCTGATATAACTCTGAAACTTACGTTCTATCAGCTCCTTTTACCCACGTATG
The DNA window shown above is from Musa acuminata AAA Group cultivar baxijiao chromosome BXJ2-4, Cavendish_Baxijiao_AAA, whole genome shotgun sequence and carries:
- the LOC135609648 gene encoding tryptophan synthase beta chain 1, whose translation is MAATATSVLGNPNLGLTKPPPSAFFGVRVPPSLERPRRFSSAPRPALASAVSCTMTNGATVVEAAENRTPGVGLRPDPFGRFGRFGGKYVPETLMYALSELEAAFWAVSKDEDFQKELDGILKDYVGRESPLYFAERLTDHYRRPNGEGPHIYLKREDLNHTGAHKINNAVAQALLAKKLGKKRIIAETGAGQHGVATATVCARFGLECIVYMGAQDMERQALNVFRMRLLGAEVRAVHSGTATLKDATSEAIRDWVTNVETTHYILGSVAGPHPYPMMVREFHAVIGKETRKQALEKWGGKPDVLVACVGGGSNAMGLFHEFIDDTDVRLVGVEAAGFGLDSGKHAATLTKGEVGVLHGAMSYLLQDDDGQIIEPHSISAGLDYPGVGPEHSYLKDLGRAEYNSVTDQEALEAFKRVSRLEGIIPALETSHALAHLEVLCPTLPNGTKVVVCCSGRGDKDVQTAIKHLQL